One segment of Scyliorhinus torazame isolate Kashiwa2021f chromosome 14, sScyTor2.1, whole genome shotgun sequence DNA contains the following:
- the LOC140389440 gene encoding uncharacterized protein, translated as MADTQKVEDMGDFTVEKAIAKKRKQHQVPRSSPQHRRIKKAAGPTVTQRILQLAAATKERRGISLAALKKALSVKGYDVNRNNTRVNRTVKQLVRNGSLVQTSGVGASGSFRFNRSQMRPDTPALGIGGGGLAAAIAAASTPSAGAPLKDDGGPPKKKTSLVGKTGPASSKRSQGGKVTATAARKGRVGAAARRKGGAAKPRKTGAAAAARRKLKGARRPVAGGRGKAGGPRPYGKKKKPLRGGVRKVAVGGVRRRRPPASKPKRSVGRPRKYPPFGLKKGTYARR; from the coding sequence ATGGCTGACACCCAGAAGGTGGAAGATATGGGCGACTTCACCGTGGAGAAGGCGATCGCCAAGAAGCGGAAGCAGCACCAGGTGCCGCGCTCTTCGCCGCAGCACCGCCGGATCAAGAAGGCGGCCGGCCCCACCGTCACCCAGCGCATCCTGCAGCTGGCGGCCGCCACCAAGGAGCGGCGGGGCATCTCGCTGGCCGCCCTCAAGAAGGCGCTCTCGGTCAAGGGCTACGACGTGAACCGCAACAACACGCGGGTCAACCGCACCGTCAAGCAGCTGGTGCGCAACGGCTCCCTGGTGCAGACCTCCGGGGTGGGCGCCTCGGGCTCCTTCCGCTTCAACCGCTCCCAGATGCGGCCCGACACGCCGGCCCTGGGCATCGGAGGAGGCGGGCTGGCGGCGGCGATCGCGGCGGCCTCGACGCCGTCCGCCGGGGCGCCGCTCAAGGACGACGGCGGGCCGCCGAAGAAGAAGACGTCGCTCGTCGGGAAAACCGGGCCGGCTTCCTCCAAGCGGTCGCAGGGCGGCAAGGTCACGGCCACCGCCGCCAGGAAGGGCCGAGTAGGCGCCGCCGCCAGGCGCAAAGGCGGGGCCGCCAAGCCCCGGAAGACGGGGGCGGCGGCCGCCGCCCGCCGCAAGCTCAAGGGCGCCCGGCGACCCGTGGCCGGCGGCCGGGGCAAGGCGGGCGGACCGCGGCCCTACGGCAAGAAGAAGAAGCCGCTGCGGGGCGGCGTGAGGAAGGTGGCTGTTGGGGGAGTCCGCCGCCGGCGGCCGCCCGCTTCCAAACCCAAGAGGTCGGTGGGGCGCCCGAGGAAATACCCGCCCTTCGGTCTCAAGAAAGGGACCTACGCCCGTCGGTAA